TCGGCAAGCAGCGCCTGCCCGGTCTGCGGCTCGCGCTGCAGCGCGCGCATCACGTCCAGGCACTGGATGTTGCCGCTGCCTTCCCAGATCGAATTGAGCGGCGCCTGCCGATACAGGCGAGGCAGCATCGATTCCTCGACATAGCCTGCGCCACCGAGGCACTCCTGGGCTTCGTTGACGAAGGCCGGCGCACGCTTGCAGATCCAGTACTTGCCGATCGCAGTGGCAATCCGCGCGAACGCGGCCTCGCCCGGATCGTGCGCGGAGCGGTCGACCGCGCGGGCGACGCGCATCGACAGCGTGATCGCCGCCTCGGCCTCGATGGCCAGATCGGCGAGCACGTTGCGCATCAGCGCATGCTCGACCAGGCGCTTGCCGAACGTGCGCCGGTGATGGGCGTGGTGCATCGCCTGCGCCAGCGCCATGCGCATTTCCGCCGCAGCGCCGAGCATGCAATCCAGGCGCGTGAGCATCACCATCTCGATGATGGTCGCCACACCGCGTCCCTCGTCACCGATCCGCCACGCCCATGCATCGGCGAACTCCACTTCCGATGACGCGTTGGACCAGTCGCCGAGCTTGTCCTTGAGCCGCATCAGGCGAAATTCGTTCTTGCCGCCATCGGGACGCCATCGCGGCAGCAGGAAGCAGCTCAACCCGGCAGGCGCCTGAGCCAGCACCAGGAAGCCGTCGGACATCGGCGCCGAGAAGAACCACTTGTGACCAACGAGCAGGTACTCGCCCTCTGCCGCCATCGGCGTGGCACGCGTGCTGTTGGCGCGCACGTCGCTGCCGCCCTGCTTCTCGGTCATGCCCATGCCCAGCGTCACCCCGAGCTTGTGCCCGATGCCGACGTCGCGCGGGTCGTAGTACGGC
Above is a genomic segment from Lysobacter sp. S4-A87 containing:
- a CDS encoding acyl-CoA dehydrogenase family protein, yielding MEPLPPFATHLVENQPPEFGPRDLWRDDSALCEAVVREGGGDFTDALATYGALAGDELYRLSFDAHRDRPRLRTHDRFGQRIDLVEFHPNYHRIMQAGIEHGVAGLSWSQPRPGAHVARAALSYLHHQVEPGSSCPLTMTHAAIPVLRHAPALHEWAGKAISPYYDPRDVGIGHKLGVTLGMGMTEKQGGSDVRANSTRATPMAAEGEYLLVGHKWFFSAPMSDGFLVLAQAPAGLSCFLLPRWRPDGGKNEFRLMRLKDKLGDWSNASSEVEFADAWAWRIGDEGRGVATIIEMVMLTRLDCMLGAAAEMRMALAQAMHHAHHRRTFGKRLVEHALMRNVLADLAIEAEAAITLSMRVARAVDRSAHDPGEAAFARIATAIGKYWICKRAPAFVNEAQECLGGAGYVEESMLPRLYRQAPLNSIWEGSGNIQCLDVMRALQREPQTGQALLAELEAAAHLDPDFDAELKELRPVLVGEAEVPEVEARRWVEALALALQASLLLRNGSPMAEPFCCSRIGGDHGNALGTLSRDFDFGPLIARAWSPD